From the genome of Haloarcula taiwanensis:
ATACCGAGTTGCATGATTTGTACGGGATGGGTGGGGAGTTAACCGTTACATTCGATCTCGATTCGTTCGAGGCTGTAACACGACAGCTGATGGCTGCGGAGTCCGAGCGAGAGATCTGCGAAATCGCAATGTCGGAGATTTCGTCTGTGTTTGACCTGCCACTCGGAGCACTGTGGCTGTATGACAGCGACGCGACGGAGCTACAGCTGGCCGCGTCGACGGAGCGGGCGGACGAGGTGTTCGACTGGCCGGTTACCTACCGACCCGGCAACAGCCTCTCGTGGGAGGCGTTCGAGCAGGACGAAGTGCGGACGTACTCGGAACTCGACGACGAGCAGCGCCAGTACAACGAAAACTCCCCCGTCAGCAGCGAGATCATCCTCCCGCTTACCGAGTACGGCGTTATCAACATTGGGTCGCTAACCCCCGTTACGTTCGACGATGAAACGGTTCGACTCGCGAGGATGTACGCGACGCACGTTCAGGCGGCACTACAGAAAGCCGAGCGCGAGCATGACCTCCGCGTCCAGCGCGACCGGATGGAACAGTTCATCGGTGTCGTCTCACACGACCTCAGAAACCCGCTTCACGTTGTCGAGGGACGCATTGAACTCGTCCGAGAGAGCGGTGACCTGTCCCACCTCGACGACGCGGCGGAAGGCGTGGCTCGCATGGAATCACTCATCAATGACTTGCTAACACTTGCCAAGGAGGGGTATGCAGTCGAAGACCGCACTGCCATATCGCTTGACACCATTGTCGAACAGACATGGGAGATGGCCCGAACAGCCGACGCGACGTTGCAGATCGAAGGGTCCGCCCCGGTGTTCGGTGATCAGAACCGCCTCAAACAGGTGTTCGAGAATCTCTTTCGGAATGCGGCGGACCACGCGGGCGACGACGTGACCGTCTGGGTCGGCCCACTTGTCGACAGCGGGGCAGCCGATATCGGCAGTGCGGATGCGCGGAACGAAGGCCGAGTAATCGGCTTCTACGTCGCCGACGACGGACCAGGAATCCCGCCCGACAAACTGAACGACCTGCTCTCGGTCGACGCTCTCTCAGGCAGTGACAGCGGCCTCGGCCTGTCTATCGTCGCACAGATCACTGATGCCCACGGCTGGGACATCTCTGTGACCGAGAGCAGGGCCGGCGGCGCACGATTTGAAGTGACCGACGGGACGAAACCGGTCTCACCGTTTCACTCCTCGTAGCGTAGAGATGGCCACCGACGGCGCTTGAACCGGGTGCCAGTGCTGTCCGTGGCGGGATTGACAGATTTATTTGCTCGCCCACTATATGGTATGGCAGTGCAGACCCCGGAACAGGACATCGAAGCCGTGCTGAAAGAGTCAGGCCCGGACTACGAGGGGTTCCAGTTCGAGACTCCGGGTGGGGGCCACCAGAGCGATGTCTACATGGTAACGCTGCGCCACAACGGTGAGGCGTACGAGGTCGTCGTGAAGTTCAAGCCACAGGGCGATGTCCCGTTCGCCGTCGAACCCTGTCTCCACGATTTCGTCGCTGCCCGGACCGATGTCCCTGTTCCACGCATCCTTGTCTACGAGGACAACCCCGACGCCGATGTCCCGCCGTATTTCGTCACCGAGCGCATCCACGGCGAGAATCTCGCCGAGGAGTTCGCCGGGCTTTCCACTGACGACCGACAGCGGGTGCTGGCACAGTCCGGTCGGATCCTCGGAGATATGCACTCCGAGATCGGATTCGAGGCGTTCGGCCGACTCACGCTCCACGACGACCGGATTATCGTGAGTGACTGGATGGGCAACTGG
Proteins encoded in this window:
- a CDS encoding histidine kinase, producing MGGELTVTFDLDSFEAVTRQLMAAESEREICEIAMSEISSVFDLPLGALWLYDSDATELQLAASTERADEVFDWPVTYRPGNSLSWEAFEQDEVRTYSELDDEQRQYNENSPVSSEIILPLTEYGVINIGSLTPVTFDDETVRLARMYATHVQAALQKAEREHDLRVQRDRMEQFIGVVSHDLRNPLHVVEGRIELVRESGDLSHLDDAAEGVARMESLINDLLTLAKEGYAVEDRTAISLDTIVEQTWEMARTADATLQIEGSAPVFGDQNRLKQVFENLFRNAADHAGDDVTVWVGPLVDSGAADIGSADARNEGRVIGFYVADDGPGIPPDKLNDLLSVDALSGSDSGLGLSIVAQITDAHGWDISVTESRAGGARFEVTDGTKPVSPFHSS